The Cydia fagiglandana chromosome 4, ilCydFagi1.1, whole genome shotgun sequence genome has a window encoding:
- the LOC134663637 gene encoding E3 ubiquitin-protein ligase lubel-like — translation MLKGRGRASLGTQQFPRPAPGTPQFARQTPGTPQTRQVPSTPQFARQAAPAPRAPLAKPEPDYEVVEFPAEEYVNAKLQPPPTPPRPPTGHPVDAGASCGLCGGGGARVRCAECGRRALCASCDDMYHRHPKRRNHQRQALSVTQLREEQRPPLPPKTAAPVPPPRRHKISGDRSSASPRPPLQEQTRRATLGSINTMTAHNQAPARPLSNHGVPQPIPPHLSKILPPAPSAHVGSMPYLPTSPFQAAAPAPQAMPYHNNTMGHAPQTWGRPRPSLPPYTMQVQQPMMHEPWDGPEMLPQAQTWGRPMRRGASVLELGQPAPPCAGCAHCAGAPWRYGSCASLDPAAWGWQCCPPQHMHPHAHMHSAMTPQPYRRADSRAMSRAASRAGSRAASPAMSVRSRASRRTKHRTPSPPPLPSSDADSESEQSDHRDPPKLQSPARKITQPKVQSPVRIATTTSQPEVNSLGPAPPPPESSWQCEHCTFVNEPGERVCAVCCRTPTTAPKVVANGAADAVANLHISDPAGSSATRQKQTGRARVRGVLPHADHGAQGRGQRRRRRRGEPTHLRPGWLKCHSPETKLPGERVCAVCCRTPTTAPKVVANGAADAVANLHISDPHCTFVNEPGERVGAVCCRTPATAPKVVANGAADAVANLHISDPAGSRATRQKQNGEVPKVQSKIEKSSTGCGPSPPRENKPNRQPTSRLVTPARDVNDQSRRHDVAVGPSPPKEVRNREVNGRTSYNGNEQTRHSVSVGPSPPREETRSVARTPPDPATRHTISVGPSPPRESTNQKKSAGASPPRGSVDHRGRSPFSRSSVSNTGTSPPPQSISTQTYEVPTPWEREREREKEREREKEREREKERGREKEREREKEREREKERERERERERERAKERERAPSVPRSRSRRRIRDEAHRERSHSRHSLSSDTRESERSVRTTGRWEWRSPRDSSPAGDSDAGRRRLTRRASHLDLRRARPQRRSSFYGSEAASPEPLGYNRTVSMEALGVGAAREAERGLELARLMDAAERLGFSAAEVQAALAQSPAAPLAWLRERWPSLVAGVQAAAARLAAGASVSELEARAALARHRAAMWPAVTECVERYRRQAEEGSVGEERRLRGRVWGSPAGADVDAAPPLPADRLVRADDSSDEFEEPIPKTFQDDDWMYLPLPAKTPRVFDMDLDRDIWGLPVHNKLDYLGNNIASVPIDFASVPPDFASTPTDFASVPTNFASAQTNFTSIPTSSKVKAEKLMSAPDIPNTQEKVDAIDTEDIAQKLKALLIQAGFPSINDNLLLKGLLADSNNLAQSKDADTTLDNHSEQILDSNNLEVRTDANIIVDNIDNKPIQVADSNNVKNKTAANITLDKKPEQTQSLDLGQSENDFINAYNALTRHSPLPSLSNDGADDSLNLSNFNGSSNKLSLNDNNAEFLKTIETLPPSEQDNTIKIVPINGQMRNIISNVALDTTVQEAVSNVSKEKTETNFESRNQTSAKHIIKSKNKLLTTKKSPANITERENIVIDNDKSKNLNDIVDNTQKLIQQMKAEINSDINSLDDSNSSHSEAESSSNDSDLSTDHESSYSESDEETTENKDYTSSENEDGEVHQNTEKGTPVLDRTSSEENEQFEEAMDHIEAQTDAIQQTNYEILNSIARSLQEEHTLSIQSGIETDKIETHPKPQDVNNNFATVNTFEEIYEEVSTDQPVLQKNNSKQDYMVPKIGKSPYIKQDINLMVFNPVPASVATVSENILPIITNATIEELPFIDEPLETHYNMLDNETIVELNIKESSEEDNDDNATNIIQIVENIANDANIAIETDSKISTSSPITINTTDEIVEQLIVITNTLQNNLNEIENSELSQSDIANTDKEDEDKEMHINNDIDNNTPQTEGISIHNQVIEAESESRSSTSPDKKSLSPPRDKEMHINNDIDNNTPQTEGISIHNQVIEAEPESRSSTSPDKKSLKMTPKDEKNTPTRSNIPKPVKILPSIKQKVDKIAPKVLVSKVPVRRASIKHNPAPSPPKAHFGNISSGHVKQLQSKLFNPKTGKAPANSIAVKPSTSTLNKKKPAPQPPSKSQQLKQPSPPKTPSKEKKQPFFRETCRTEDEWSESDSDDSQVQVVVKPEPEPERRPPSPPPPLTLRRVSGQLIDLAHVRLPEGSPERQARMLLAEGAAESWEQAQLAVELVARGADAPAALLAALECADLPAALAYLHQDCELCASRLPEHQMVSMLRCTHRCCRECARLYFTVQVTERSVVDCVCPYCKEPELETLEEDAWLEYFAHLDILLKVLLDADVHELFQRKLRDRTLARDPNFRWCVECSSGFFVHPKQKKLRCPECRSISCATCRKPWSTNHEGLSCEQYAAWLEDNDPERSAAAVQQHLRENGLECPRCHFKYSLSRGGCMHFTCTQCKYEFCYGCGKPFTMGARCGLSDYCARLGLHAHHPRNCLFYLRDKEPHELQTLLQMNNVTFEVEAPEGSPTRCPVQLQRETPAGLVDGACNADAPPKHAGLCKNHYLEYLSRLVRRRSIDPLPILGIDDLETLVKRAALRPPPRPYGSLDGLYRRGLIEIVKEKIPLD, via the exons ATGTTAAAAGGCCGGGGTCGTGCCTCGTTGGGAACTCAGCAGTTCCCGCGCCCGGCGCCGGGGACGCCACAGTTCGCACGCCAGACGCCGGGCACGCCGCAGACTCGCCAAGTGCCAAGCACGCCACAGTTCGCCCGCCAGGCCGCGCCTGCGCCGCGCGCGCCCCTCGCCAAGCCGGAGCCAGACTACGAGGTGGTGGAGTTCCCTGCCGAGGAATATGTCAACGCCAAGTTGCAGCCACCGCCTACGCCTCCGAGACCGCCGAcag GTCACCCAGTGGATGCGGGCGCCTCATGCGGGCtgtgcggcggcggcggtgcgCGCGTGCGCTGCGCCgagtgcggccgccgcgcgctCTGCGCCTCCTGCGACGACATGTACCACCGCCATCCCAAGCGCAGGAACCACCAGAGACAG GCTCTGTCCGTGACGCAGTTACGCGAAGAGCAGCGTCCGCCGCTGCCGCCTAAAACTGCCGCTCCAGTGCCACCACCTCGACGGCACAAG atAAGCGGAGACCGATCGAGTGCTAGCCCTAGACCTCCCTTACAAGAGCAGACACGTCGAGCTACGCTCGGTTCCATCAACACTATGACGGCACATAACCAAGCGCCGGCGCGACCTTTAAGCAACCACGGTGTTCCGCAGCCCATACCTCCCCACCTGAGCAAGATATTGCCGCCGGCGCCTTCCGCTCATGTCGGCAGCATGCCTTATTTGCCGACGAGTCCGTTTCAAGCTGCCGCTCCCGCGCCCCAAGCAATGCCGTACCACAACAACACGATGGGTCATGCACCGCAGACGTGGGGGCGGCCCAGGCCGTCCCTTCCGCCTTATACCATG CAGGTCCAACAGCCAATGATGCATGAACCTTGGGACGGGCCCGAGATGCTACCTCAAGCTCAGACCTGGGGCCGGCCCATGCGGCGCGGCGCGTCGGTGCTCGAGCTGGGCCAGCCGGCGCCGCCGTGCGCGGGCTGCGCGCACTGCGCCGGCGCGCCGTGGCGCTACGGCAGCTGCGCCAGCCTCGACCCCGCCGCGTGGGGCTGGCAGTGCTGCCCGCCGCAGCATATGCATCCGCACGCTCATATGCATTCGGCGATGACTCCTCAACCTTATCGCAGAG CCGACAGCCGCGCAATGTCTCGCGCGGCGTCCCGCGCCGGCTCCCGCGCCGCGTCCCCCGCCATGAGCGTGCGCTCGCGCGCGTCGCGCCGCACCAAGCACCGCACGCcctcgccgccgccgctgcccTCCAGCGACGCCGACTCCGAGAGCGAGCAGAGCGACCATCGCGACCCGCCGAAACTGCAAAGTCCCGCTAGAAAAATCACTCAGCCTAAAGTCCAAAGTCCGGTGCGGATAGCTACTACTACTAGTCAGCCCGAAGTAA ATAGTTTAGGGccggcgcccccgccgccggAATCGTCGTGGCAGTGCGAGCACTGCACGTTCGTGAACGAGCCGGGCGAGCGCGTGTGCGCGGTGTGTTGCCGCACGCCGACCACGGCGCCCAAGGTCGTGGCCAACGGCGCCGCCGACGCCGTGGCGAACCTACACATCTCCGACCCGGCTGGCTCAAGTGCCACTCGCCAGAAACAAA CCGGGCGAGCGCGTGTGCGCGGTGTGTTGCCGCACGCCGACCACGGCGCCCAAGGTCGTGGCCAACGGCGCCGCCGACGCCGTGGCGAACCTACACATCTCCGACCCGGCTGGCTCAAGTGCCACTCGCCAGAAACAAAGTTA CCGGGCGAGCGCGTGTGCGCGGTGTGTTGCCGCACGCCGACCACGGCGCCCAAGGTCGTGGCCAACGGCGCCGCCGACGCCGTGGCGAACCTACACATCTCCGACCCG CACTGCACGTTCGTGAACGAGCCGGGCGAGCGCGTGGGCGCGGTGTGTTGCCGCACGCCGGCCACGGCGCCCAAGGTCGTGGCCAACGGCGCCGCCGACGCCGTGGCGAACCTACACATCTCCGACCCGGCTGGCTCAAGGGCCACTCGCCAGAAACAAA ATGGCGAGGTACCCAAAGTCCAGTCGAAAATAGAGAAGTCTTCTACCGGTTGCGGCCCATCCCCGCCGAGGGAAAACAAACCTAATAGACAACCAACAAGCCGGCTCGTCACGCCGGCGCGGGACGTGAACGACCAGTCTCGGCGACACGACGTGGCCGTGGGGCCATCGCCGCCCAAGGAAGTTCGGAATAGGGAAGTCAATGGCAGAACATCTTATAATGGAAATGAACAAACGCGGCACAGCGTATCTGTCGGTCCATCGCCGCCTCGCGAGGAAACCCGTTCCGTGGCGCGAACACCGCCGGACCCAGCAACACGGCACACCATTTCGGTGGGGCCTTCACCGCCACGAGAGAGCACGAACCAAAAAAAGTCCGCTGGCGCTTCCCCGCCTCGGGGAAGCGTTGATCACCGCGGCCGCTCGCCGTTTAGCCGATCGAGTGTTTCCAATACGGGTACATCACCACCACCTCAAAGTATTTCAACTCAG ACGTATGAAGTTCCAACACCATGGGAGCGCGAGCGTGAGCGAGAAAAAGAACGCGAGCGAGAGAAGGAACGTGAGCGAGAAAAGGAACGTGGGCGAGAAAAGGAGCGCGAGCGGGAAAAGGAGCGCGAGCGAGAAAAGGAGCGCGAGCGAGAACGGGAACGTGAACGAGAAAGGGCAAAGGAGAGGGAACGAGCTCCATCGGTCCCGCGGTCGCGTTCCCGTCGACGGATCCGGGACGAAGCTCACCGCGAACGCTCGCACAGCAGGCATTCGCTATCTAGTGACACACGG GAGAGCGAGCGCAGCGTGCGCACGACCGGGCGCTGGGAGTGGCGCTCGCCGCGCGACAGCAGCCCGGCGGGCGACAGCGACGCCGGCCGCCGCCGCCTCACGCGCCGCGCCTCGCACCTCGACCTGCGCCGCGCGCGCCCGCAGCGCCGCTCCAGCTTCTACGGCTCCGAG GCGGCGTCTCCTGAGCCGCTGGGATACAACCGCACGGTGTCGATGGAGGCTCTGGGAGTGGGCGCGGCGCGCGAGGCGGAGCGCGGGCTGGAGCTGGCGCGGCTCATGGACGCGGCCGAGCGGCTCGGCTTCAGCGCGGCGGAAGTGCAG GCGGCGCTGGCGCAGAGCCCCGCAGCTCCACTGGCGTGGTTGCGCGAGCGCTGGCCGAGCCTGGTGGCGGGCgtgcaggcggcggcggcgcggctggCGGCCGGCGCGAGCGTCTCGGAGCTGGAGGCGCGCGCCGCACTGGCGCGCCACCGCGCCGCCATGTGGCCCGCCGTCACCGAGTGCGTCGAGCGCTACCGCCGGCAG GCGGAGGAGGGCAGCGTCGGTGAGGAGCGGCGGTTGCGCGGGCGCGTGTGGGGCTCGCCGGCCGGCGCCGACGTGGAcgccgcgccgccgctgccCGCCGACCGACTAGTGCGCG CAGACGACAGTTCAGATGAATTCGAAGAGCCGATACCGAAAACATTTCAAGATGATGACTGGATGTACTTGCCACTCCCGGCCAAAACTCCGAGGGTGTTTGACATGGATCTCGACAGAGATATTTGGGGTTTACCTGTTCACAATAAGCTGGACTATTTAGGAAATAATATTGCTTCGGTTCCGATAGATTTCGCATCGGTTCCGCCAGACTTTGCTTCAACTCCGACAGATTTTGCTTCGGTACCGACAAATTTCGCTTCAGCTCAAACAAATTTCACGTCTATTCCGACTAGTAGCAAGGTAAAGGCAGAGAAACTTATGAGTGCTCCTGATATTCCAAACACACAAGAGAAAGTAGACGCAATAGATACTGAAGACATAGCGCAAAAATTAAAAGCGTTACTTATACAAGCAGGGTTTCCGTCTATCAATGACAATTTACTTTTGAAAGGTTTACTAGCAGATAGCAATAATCTGGCACAAAGCAAAGATGCTGATACTACTTTAGATAATCATTCAGAACAAATATTAGATAGCAATAATTTAGAAGTAAGAACAGATGctaatattatcgttgataacATTGATAACAAACCAATACAAGTAGCAGATAGTAATAACGTGAAAAATAAGACGGCTGCTAACATTACTTTAGATAAGAAACCGGAACAAACACAGTCGCTCGACCTCGGTCAATCCGAAAATGATTTCATAAATGCTTACAATGCATTGACTAGGCACAGCCCTTTACCTAGTCTTAGTAATGATGGTGCTGACGATAGTCTAAATTTAAGTAACTTTAATGGAAGTAGTAATAAGTTATCATTAAATGATAACAATGCCGAATTCCTTAAAACTATAGAAACACTACCACCATCTGAGCAAGACAATACAATTAAGATTGTGCCAATTAATGGTCAAATGAGGAATATTATTTCAAACGTTGCTTTGGATACCACGGTTCAAGAAGCTGTATCCAATGTTAGTAAAGAAAAGACTGAAACAAATTTTGAGAGTAGAAATCAAACTTCTGCTAAACATATCATAAAGTCAAAAAACAAATTACTTACAACAAAGAAGTCACCCGCAAACATAACAGAACGCGAGAATATCGTCATAGACAATGATAAATCAAAGAACTTGAACGATATTGTAGATAATACACAAAAACTTATCCAGCAAATGAAAGCTGAAATTAATTCAGACATTAATTCTCTCGATGATTCAAACTCGTCACATAGTGAGGCTGAGAGTAGTTCTAATGACTCCGATTTATCAACTGATCATGAATCTTCATACAGTGAGTCTGATGAAGAAACTACAGAAAATAAAGATTATACGAGTAGTGAAAATGAAGACGGAGAAGTGCATCAAAATACCGAAAAAGGCACTCCAGTCTTAGATAGGACCAGTTCTGAGGAAAACGAACAATTTGAGGAAGCAATGGATCATATAGAAGCACAAACCGATGCCATACAACAAACAAACTATGAAATACTAAATTCCATTGCACGGAGCCTACAAGAAGAACATACGTTATCTATTCAGTCAGGAATAGAAACAGACAAAATAGAAACACATCCAAAACCTCAGGACGTCAACAACAATTTTGCTACGGTTAATACATTTGAAGAGATTTATGAAGAAGTTAGCACGGACCAACCTgtcttacaaaaaaataattctaaacAAGATTATATGGTACCAAAAATCGGAAAATCACCTTATATTAAACAAGATATAAACCTAATGGTTTTCAACCCCGTACCCGCATCAGTAGCAACAGTAAGTGAAAATATACTACCGATAATAACTAATGCAACTATCGAAGAATTGCCATTCATAGACGAACCACTAGAAACCCATTATAATATGTTAGATAATGAAACTATCGTAGAATTAAACATTAAGGAATCATCCGAAGAAGATAATGATGATAATGCCACTAATATTATTCAAATCGTAGAAAATATTGCTAATGACGCTAATATTGCTATTGAAACTGATAGCAAAATTTCTACTTCATCGCCAATTACCATTAACACTACTGATGAAATTGTGGAACAACTAATCGTAATCACAAATACCCTTCAAAATAATTTGAACGAAATAGAAAATTCTGAATTATCTCAATCTGATATTGCAAACACTGATAAAGAGGATGAAGATAAGGAAATGCATATAAACAACGACATCGATAATAACACGCCTCAGACTGAAGGTATAAGTATACATAACCAAGTTATTGAAGCAGAATCAGAGTCGAGATCTAGTACATCGCCAGATAAAAAATCATTAAGTCCTCCTAGAGATAAGGAAATGCATATAAACAACGACATCGATAATAACACGCCTCAGACTGAAGGTATAAGTATACATAACCAAGTTATTGAAGCAGAACCAGAGTCGAGATCTAGTACATCACCAGATAAAAAATCATTAAAGATGACTCCTAAAGATGAGAAGAATACCCCTACCAGGTCCAACATACCAAAGCCTGTTAAGATCTTGCCTAGCATTAAACAGAAAGTAGACAAGATTGCTCCGAAGGTACTTGTTTCCAAAGTACCTGTACGGCGAGCATCTATAAAACATAATCCCGCACCGAGTCCCCCTAAAGCTCATTTTGGGAATATCAGCAGCGGCCATGTGAAGCAACTGCAATCTAAGTTATTTAATCCAAAAACTGGGAAAGCACCAGCAAATAGTATAGCGGTTAAACCGTCAACATCGACTTTGAATAAGAAGAAGCCTGCTCCGCAACCCCCTTCGAAATCACAACAACTTAAACAACCCTCTCCGCCAAAAACGCCTTCAAAAGAAAAGAAGCAGCCATTTTTCCGCGAGACATGTCGCACTGAAGACGAATGGTCCGAGAGTGATTCTGACGATTCGCAAGTGCAAGTCGTGGTCAAGCCAGAGCCGGAGCCGGAGCGACGAccgccatcgccgccgccgccgctcacTTTGCGTCGTGTCTCCGGACAGCTGATCGACTTGGCTCACGTGCGGCTTCCAGAGGGCTCCCCTGAG AGGCAAGCGCGTATGCTGTTGGCCGAAGGCGCGGCCGAGAGCTGGGAGCAGGCGCAGCTGGCGGTGGAGCTGGTGGCGCGCGGCGCCGACGCGCCCGCCGCGCTGCTGGCCGCGCTCGAGTGCGCCGACCTGCCCGCCGCGCTCGCCTACCTGCACCAGGACTGCGAGCTGTGCGCCTCCCGCCTGCCCGAGCACCAG ATGGTGTCAATGCTGCGCTGCACCCACCGCTGCTGCCGCGAGTGCGCGCGCCTGTACTTCACCGTGCAGGTGACGGAGCGCAGCGTGGTGGACTGCGTGTGCCCGTACTGCAAGGAGCCCGAGCTAGAAACGTTGGAAGAGGACGCCTGGCTCGAGTACTTCGCGCACCTCGACATACTGCTCAAAGTGCTCTTGGACGCAGACGTGCACGAATTGTTCCAGAGAAAG TTGCGAGACCGGACTCTAGCGAGAGACCCGAACTTCAGATGGTGCGTGGAGTGTTCGTCGGGATTCTTCGTGCATCCGAAGCAGAAGAAACTTCGGTGTCCCGAATGTAGGTCGATCAGCTGCGCCACTTGCAGGAAACCG TGGTCAACGAATCACGAAGGCCTGAGCTGCGAGCAGTACGCTGCGTGGCTAGAGGACAATGACCCCGAGCGCTCGGCCGCCGCCGTGCAGCAGCACCTCCGCGAGAACGGGCTCGAGTGCCCGCGCTGCCACTTCAAGTACTCGCTGTCTAG AGGCGGCTGCATGCACTTCACGTGCACGCAATGCAAGTACGAGTTCTGCTACGGCTGCGGGAAACCGTTCACTATGGGCGCGCGCTGCGGCCTCAGCGACTACTGCGCGAGGCTGGGGCTGCACGCGCACCACCCCAGGAACTGTCTCTTCTATCTGCGCGATAAGGAGCCGCATGAACTGCAGACGCTATTGCAG ATGAACAACGTAACATTCGAAGTGGAGGCGCCAGAGGGGTCTCCGACGCGCTGCCCGGTGCAGCTGCAGCGCGAGACGCCCGCCGGGCTCGTGGACGGCGCGTGCAACGCCGACGCGCCGCCCAAGCACGCCGGCCTCTGCAA GAACCACTACCTGGAGTACCTGAGCCGGCTGGTGCGGCGGCGCTCGATCGACCCGCTGCCGATCCTCGGCATCGACGACCTGGAGACGCTCGTGAAGCGCGCGGCTCtgcggccgccgccgcggccCTACGGCTCGCTCGACGGCCTGTACCGCCGCGGCCTCATCGAG ATCGTGAAAGAAAAAATACCCTTGGATTGA